In Phoenix dactylifera cultivar Barhee BC4 unplaced genomic scaffold, palm_55x_up_171113_PBpolish2nd_filt_p 001768F, whole genome shotgun sequence, the genomic stretch GCCACGTCGCCGGTGCCCGGCTGCACGCCCCGCATTATTCTACTTTTTCTCGGGTGCTCCCCTTCCCCCATAAATCGCTGCCCCCGAGCTCGACACCTGGCCTCTCCCACGCCGCGATCGATCCGCAGCAATACGGGAAGCCAAGCTAGCGCAAGGCGGTCGCCCCCAACTAAACACCAAAACACAGGTCTCTCTCGCGACTCTTAAAAAACGTAAGGAAAAAATCAATCTTCGAAGTATTTGGGATAACATAATTGATATCCTTTCCATTTTTGGCAATAAAGATCTCTTAGCTTCTAATTTACCTCTGTGTTGGAAGCTGTTAATTTAACTAATATTTCCAAGATATGTAGCTTTTCAAATCCTCTCTGTCATGTAAGCTGTTGAAGGTGGAGGGTGGATTAAGTCCATGGATAAGAGCTAGGGTTTGAGTTTGGTGTGatgattgtttcttttttttctcttaatttAACTCAACCTGGATCATGTGGTCGGAGAAAGATTCTCTGCTCTGCTCGGGTGATCTGAATTTTACTTTACTTTTCGCGGATTTTGATGTGATTCAGGGGatatttttttgggtacatcTATCGGGTGGTTGGGTAAGTAAGGATCTGCTGATTTTATAGAGCGGAGGAGAGGGGATCGAGGATGAATTTCAAGAACATGGGATCGTCGTCGGACGGGACGGACGGGCAGCCGGCGGCGGGGCCGGAGCAGCTGCCGCTGGCGCGGCAACCGTCCGTATACTCGCTGACGTTCGACGAGTTCCAGAGCACGCTCGGCGGCCCCGGGAAGGACTTCGGGTCAATGAACATGGACGAGTTCCTTAAGAACATCTGGACCGCCGAGGAGAGCCAGGCCATGGCCACCGCACTCGGCGGCGCCGGCGGTGCCTCTGGCGGGGGCATCGACGGCGGCGTGGCCGGGATGGGCCTCCAGCGGCAGGGCTCGCTGACGCTGCCCCGGACTCTCAGCCAGAAGACTGTCGACGAGGTATGGAGGGACTTCATCCGGGAGAGCGGCCAGGGGTCGAGCGGCAGCACGGGCCTCCACCAGCAGCGGCAGCCGACACTCGGGGAGATGACCCTCGAGGAATTTCTAGCGAGAGCTGGAGTTGTTAGAGAGGACGTAACTCAGCCAGGGGCGCCAAGGCCGATTGGTAACAGCAGTAACAACAGCAGCAATACTAACAGCAATGTGTTTTATGGAGAGTTGAATTCAAACAATTATACTGGGCCTGCTCTCGGGTTCCCTCAGATGGATCGGAGCAATGGGACTGTGGTGACAAACACAGTTCCCAACAGCTCCGGTGCCAATTTAGCGATGCAGGCTACTGGGACGAGGCCATATGCAGCTCCTCTGCCTCTGGGAAATACTGCTGATTTGGGGAACCCACAGGGGATGAGAGGGGGTGGAATCATGGGGATTGGAGATCACGGTGTGAACAATGGCATGATGCCCGGGGTGGTGGGCGTTGGGGGAGCTGGGGTCACAGTTGCAGCTGTGGGTTCCCCGGTGAACCAGATGTCGACCGATGGGCTAAGCAAGGGCAATGGGAACATGTCCTCCCTGTCCCCGGTTCCATATATGTTCTCTGGGGGGCTTAGGGGGAGGAAATGCGGTGGGGCAGTGGAGAAGGTAGTGGAGAGGAGGCAGAGGAGAATGATCAAGAATAGAGAGTCTGCTGCGAGATCACGCGCACGTAAGCAGGTGATCTTTCCTTTCATCTCTTTTATTTAACTTAGGTGATGCTTGAATGTATTGCATGATTTGTTATCTGTTTTGGTTCTTTTTTCCGACACTTCTCTGTTTTGCCTGTGCTTAATTTggatgaagaaatgaaaaattcATGCTTTGTTATAGTAGTGAGGTTATGCTTGGTAactgtagatttttttttggtaaatatcTGATGAGTTTATGCTTCTATTTTTAAAAGCACCTTGCAACATAGTCTACACAGTCTGAATCAGAACATGATACATTCTAAGAGGCCATACTTCATGCATTTGTGTGTCCTATCACTTAGATCTTTCTGCTTTCACCTTAATTGACATTACTTTCATAACAACCTACTGTTTCATCTTAAGTTTTGGAATCTCTGAGAGGAGCAGTTTTCCCCTCTTCCTATTGAAAGATTTCTTGTAAAACGTTAGTAACCTAACTGGAGGTTTTAGTCAATACAGATATTCTCTTGTTAATGCTCAGCAACTTTACTATGCTTTGATGTTCAAAGGTTGACATCTATAATGGTGTAGCGACCTAAAATAATGTCGGCACATAATTAAGAGAGCAGGTTTTCAGTTTTTCTAAGCATAAACTATAATTAAGAATCAAGTAGATGCCTTTTTCAGAACATGGTAATGGTTAT encodes the following:
- the LOC103710264 gene encoding bZIP transcription factor 46-like, producing the protein MNFKNMGSSSDGTDGQPAAGPEQLPLARQPSVYSLTFDEFQSTLGGPGKDFGSMNMDEFLKNIWTAEESQAMATALGGAGGASGGGIDGGVAGMGLQRQGSLTLPRTLSQKTVDEVWRDFIRESGQGSSGSTGLHQQRQPTLGEMTLEEFLARAGVVREDVTQPGAPRPIGNSSNNSSNTNSNVFYGELNSNNYTGPALGFPQMDRSNGTVVTNTVPNSSGANLAMQATGTRPYAAPLPLGNTADLGNPQGMRGGGIMGIGDHGVNNGMMPGVVGVGGAGVTVAAVGSPVNQMSTDGLSKGNGNMSSLSPVPYMFSGGLRGRKCGGAVEKVVERRQRRMIKNRESAARSRARKQAYTMELEAEVAKLKEQNQELQKKQEEMMEMQKNKVLEIINQQHVPKKRCLRRTLTGPW